In Cheilinus undulatus linkage group 3, ASM1832078v1, whole genome shotgun sequence, the genomic window CATAAGTGTTAATTTAGCAGCTTTACATGAAAGAGTTCACACAGCCTGCTGTCAGCATCCTGTGCCATAAATTAAACAACAGGAACTCCCTAAAGAAGACAAACAACAGAGCAGGATGGAATACTTTTTTATCATGAGGCTATAAGTTTTCAGGTGTTAACGACAATGTGTCAGCAAGGTACTGATTGAACTCAGCGGTCAATTTTGTGTTATTACctccaaggaggttatgtgattggcagggtttgttagtttgttagttagtttgttagcaacataactcaaaaagttatcgacagattttgatgaaattttcaggaaatgtcagaaatggcataatatcataacttatttttgtatttggatgacggtctcatgtcttgtaatcatcataGCGTGAAAAAAGTTGCTTCATTTagaatcagcatcgaggggcagtactttcaggcgcggcagagtcacgagcagtgagaagaggccggtgcaattatggcagaagacattagcatggatgctgcttaaTTGtaagtttttatcagaacttgacgacatttctttgttaaaagaagaacaaagaacagcagtgagtttttttctttttaaaaacgataaaagtcgtgtactgacatgtctacagtcaccattgttcgcgttatgcagctaTCTACGGAGTTTATTCGTCAGTAGCGGCGCACCTCAGTTTGgggacgtcacatgttttgttgctctgattggcccgtaaagatgtgacagacagaacgttcatccaatcaccctccaagttctttttcaaaggctctgccctttcccaaacgctgtgtatgagaggttttccagatggatgtgtgaaacaggtTAGGAAAAACGTGAGTGATGGCAGATAGCTCAAGCCTGTTGTCTGACTTTGGCACTATGGTCAGAATCTGGTTAGGTCTAGAACTGCATACTAACTGTCAAACATAGCAAtatgttcttttttgtttgagCCATTTCAATAATTcgaagtgtttttattgtttttgctgcttgtttgtACAGAGCTGAGGTAGCTGCAGTCTCAGACTTTGTGCTAAGTTATTTGTCTGTGGCTTCATACTCGTTCTGAGTGGCATTGATccttatgtctaatctttaattTGTTAAACAGTTCTCTTACCTCTTCCCCAGAGTACATGGCAATATCAATAAGATTTCACACTGTTGAATAAATAAGGGAGCAAATAGGTTACCTTCAtgtgagaggattgtcaagatGTTGCATAAACACTGTGAAGTGGACTTCTTTTTAACCGCTGTAGAggaaatttgcatttaaaacctCAAAACTGCCCTTTATTGTTCTCTGACTTGTTCCTCACCTCCagatttacagtgcattcagaaagtattcagacccccttcacctttttctattttgcaatgttgcagcctgatgctacaatcgatatgggcttatggcagagtggctagatgaaGCCTCTCTGCAGTGCACAACACACATTAAAGCACCCTTGAAAGTTGTTCTTCTGAAACTTTGTTccgtctccacacaggatctctggagctcagtcagagtgaccatcaggttcttggtcacctctcttatctcttttttttttgtagccttccccagatctttgccttgcagcaatcctgtctctgagttctacgggcagttcctttgacctcatggcttggctttcactctgatatgcattgtcagctgttaGGCCTTCCatggagaggtgtgtgcctttccaaatcatgtccaatcattCAATTTTctacaggtggactccaatcaaagtgTAGAAGCATCTCAAACACAATCAAGAGAAATTAAAGGAACCTGTGCTAAATTCCAAGTGTTTTAgttcatatttctgttttttatttccaatgtatttgcaaaaaatctaaaactctGTTTCCAGTATGTCATgatggagtactgagtgtagattaatgagaataaaaataaaactttaaaacttagcatcaggctgcaacataacaaacctgaaaaaagtgaaggggttctAAAAACTTTTGAATGCACTGTGCATCCTGCTTTGTTTCATGTTACCACCCAGCGTGTTTCCTTTTTCAACTGAATACACAGCATAACACCTAGCAAAGCTTTCAGAGCAGAATTAAGGCAGACaatatttaaaacattcagGAGTGATTCTAATTATTCATAATGTACAAGTGcattaacatttctttaaagctGCCTCTGAACATTTGCAGATATGGTCTCTAGGCTAAACACATTCTTTGGAGATGCCGAGAGTGCCTCCATGTATAAACAGAGTTCACCATGTGATGAGCTATGTAcactcatgtttgttttttcatcttcATTTACAGATGCTGTGCACACCACAGTGATGACAGCATCCTGCCTGAGGTGAGTGTTAGCTGTGTGTAGCATTTGCTTGCTGCTGGTTTTATTAAAACATCTCCCAGaggtagaaatgtgtttttcacatttcttaCACTGGTTTCACACTCCAGTGAGTTTCATAATGGAGCACACCTGTGCCTCCACTCTGCTTTTTAATTATAGTCTGTGCCCATGTGGGCCGGTCTTATAGGACCTCTGCCAGGCAGCGTTCAGTCCCTTCGCTTGCATCAAGTCGCACCTGTCGGCTGGTTTTTCTGTTCTCCACCCAGGAGTTGTGTATGACCGTGCCCCCTGGGGAAGGATCCACCTGCAGCAGTGACACCACCCTCTTCTTCACCTTTGAACGAAGGGCACGGCGCAGCTTCTGACGGGTGAAGGCGTAGAGCAGAGGGTGGGACACAGTGGTGCCATAGGCCAGGGCTAGGAACCAGAGGCGTGCGCTGACCAAGGTGTCACTGGGACCAAAACCAAGGATCAGAACATTTGTGACAGAGAGTGGAGCCCAACATCCCAGGAAGGTGGTGATAATGATGAGGGACATCCTGAACACCCGCCTTTGCCGCTCTCTCCGATCCCTGTGTCGGCGCACTGCCCGCCTCAGAGCAATGATGGCCGACACAGAGGCCTGGACGCCCATGGTGGCAGGCATAGGAGTCGCAGCAACTGTGTCTGAGGTCACCACGGGGGCAGTAGAGGACAGAGCAGGAGGGGAGGTGGCTGTAGGGGTGGGGGATGGAGAGGGGATGAGTGGAGGATGGCTGAGCTGTTTGGTCCCATCCATAGTGCACTGCTCCCCTCCTAAATCCTCACCATCAGTCATTCTGAGCCctgccttcttttttttctgcttcctgTGGTGGCCCCTGTAGGAAGGGCCCCTGAATCTCTGATTCTTCTTCATGTGGGAGCCAATTCTGATGTTTAGAGCCCTCAGTATTTTAGAGTAGGTAAACAACATGACTGCCACTGTGGTGAAGAAGATGGGTACCTGCAGGAGGAGATGGTAATACATGCCCAGGCCTGTGTGGTAGCCCTGCCCACCCACACACAGCAGAGTCCGGTTACGCCACGCTGGCACCACTGTGGCACTGACGCCATTGGAGGACAACGTCATTGGTGTCTCCTGTCCTATTTTCTCTGCTCCATCCCCACTGGACCACTGCATTTCCAAGAAGGGGATAAAAAACACTGCCACAGAGGTGACCCAAACAGCAGCCAGGAGCAGCGTTGCTCTACGTGTGGTCAGCAGCCTGTTGGCAGGTCGTACTGAGATGTCATATCGGTCCAAGCTGATAACCAGAATGTTGATAGCTGTGGCTATGCTGGCAAAAGTGACACAGGCCTCGTGGAAGCAGCAGAGCAGGGCCAGGTTCGGTCCAGGAGGCAGCAGCACGACCACCAGAGTGAGTGGCAGACACAACACGCACACCGCCACATCCAGCACGTGCAGATTCACGGTCACCATGTTGCTCACTGAGTCCACTAGATTAGAATGAGAGCAATAGAGAACCAGCACAGTCAGGTTGCTGCTGAAACCCAACACCAGCTCCAGCATGAGGAAGGCGGTGAGCGACACCTGGAAGCCTAATGAGTATGGCATGTACCAGGACACCAGGCTGCTGGAAGACACCCCTCCTCCATGCTCCTGAAGGACTCCCACCCCCTCCAGTCCAGCTACTGACCCTACCCAGTCTGTGGCGGTGGTGGCTGGACCTGTGGTGTAGCTGTCAGTCTCCATGACGACCTCTCAGCCCTCA contains:
- the LOC121506677 gene encoding G-protein coupled receptor 22-like produces the protein METDSYTTGPATTATDWVGSVAGLEGVGVLQEHGGGVSSSSLVSWYMPYSLGFQVSLTAFLMLELVLGFSSNLTVLVLYCSHSNLVDSVSNMVTVNLHVLDVAVCVLCLPLTLVVVLLPPGPNLALLCCFHEACVTFASIATAINILVISLDRYDISVRPANRLLTTRRATLLLAAVWVTSVAVFFIPFLEMQWSSGDGAEKIGQETPMTLSSNGVSATVVPAWRNRTLLCVGGQGYHTGLGMYYHLLLQVPIFFTTVAVMLFTYSKILRALNIRIGSHMKKNQRFRGPSYRGHHRKQKKKKAGLRMTDGEDLGGEQCTMDGTKQLSHPPLIPSPSPTPTATSPPALSSTAPVVTSDTVAATPMPATMGVQASVSAIIALRRAVRRHRDRRERQRRVFRMSLIIITTFLGCWAPLSVTNVLILGFGPSDTLVSARLWFLALAYGTTVSHPLLYAFTRQKLRRALRSKVKKRVVSLLQVDPSPGGTVIHNSWVENRKTSRQVRLDASEGTERCLAEVL